One Keratinibaculum paraultunense genomic window carries:
- the rpoN gene encoding RNA polymerase factor sigma-54 codes for MKLGYDLALEQVQKLVMTPELRQAIQLLQFTSQELNEYLEKQIEENPLLELENSTKDYENIDDYVDEKEEIDWKEYIGKDDDVSYRPQVDKNAKEYSFDNFISYSPSLKDELFFQLNVLEISKEERKIGEILIENIDENGYLMASVEQVAKDFRVNPKKVENVLSIIQGFEPTGVGARNLKECLLLQIRKDKNKSPKVEIIINHYLEDIAYNRLSKIAKELDMDIDEVQEACDYIKTLEPKPGRCFSSEEQVKYITPDATIECIDGEYIIILNDVTGPRLNINNFYKELLQKGKDAKATEYLTKKLNSAMWIIKSIEQRRMTIYKVIESILKFQKDFFEIGEKGLKPLTLSEVAEDIEMHESTVSRATNGKYVQTPKGLYELKFFFSSGFATDGGEISSISIKSIIKDLIERENPKKPYSDQKISDILKAKGINISRRTVAKYRDELEIPSSTVRRRY; via the coding sequence ATGAAGTTAGGATATGACTTAGCCCTTGAACAAGTTCAAAAATTAGTAATGACGCCTGAATTAAGACAAGCTATTCAATTACTTCAATTTACTAGTCAAGAGTTAAATGAGTATTTGGAAAAACAAATAGAAGAAAATCCTTTATTAGAACTGGAGAATTCAACAAAAGATTATGAAAACATAGATGATTATGTTGACGAAAAAGAAGAAATTGATTGGAAAGAGTATATAGGTAAAGATGACGATGTAAGCTATCGACCTCAAGTGGATAAAAATGCAAAAGAATATAGTTTTGATAATTTTATTAGTTATTCTCCATCTTTAAAAGATGAACTGTTTTTTCAATTAAATGTATTAGAAATAAGCAAAGAGGAAAGGAAAATAGGAGAGATATTAATAGAGAATATTGATGAAAACGGATATCTTATGGCTTCAGTAGAACAAGTGGCTAAGGATTTTAGAGTAAATCCTAAAAAGGTTGAAAACGTTTTATCTATAATTCAAGGTTTTGAGCCTACAGGAGTTGGGGCAAGGAATCTTAAAGAATGTTTGTTGTTACAGATTAGAAAAGATAAAAATAAAAGCCCTAAAGTAGAAATAATAATTAATCATTATCTAGAAGATATTGCTTATAATCGATTATCTAAAATAGCAAAGGAACTGGATATGGACATAGATGAAGTTCAAGAAGCATGTGATTATATAAAAACACTAGAACCTAAACCAGGAAGATGTTTTAGTAGCGAAGAACAAGTAAAATATATAACTCCTGATGCTACCATCGAGTGTATAGATGGGGAATATATTATAATATTAAATGATGTTACAGGACCTAGGCTTAATATAAATAATTTTTATAAAGAATTATTACAAAAAGGGAAAGATGCAAAAGCTACAGAATATCTCACTAAAAAATTAAATTCTGCTATGTGGATAATTAAAAGTATTGAGCAGAGAAGAATGACTATATATAAAGTAATTGAGTCTATATTAAAATTTCAAAAGGACTTTTTCGAAATTGGAGAAAAAGGTTTAAAACCGCTTACATTGAGTGAAGTGGCTGAAGATATTGAAATGCATGAATCAACAGTGAGTAGAGCTACAAATGGTAAATATGTTCAAACTCCGAAGGGTTTGTATGAATTAAAATTTTTCTTTTCTAGTGGTTTTGCCACTGATGGTGGTGAGATATCTTCTATTAGTATTAAGTCTATTATTAAGGATTTAATAGAAAGAGAAAATCCCAAAAAACCCTACAGTGATCAGAAAATATCGGATATATTAAAAGCTAAAGGTATAAATATTTCCAGAAGAACTGTTGCAAAATATAGAGATGAATTGGAGATTCCATCTTCAACTGTGAGGAGAAGATATTAA
- a CDS encoding ABC transporter permease, which produces MYAAPLMYTALGGVISENAGVVNIGLEGMMTIGAFTGAAVSYFTGNPWLGFLAAGLSGGALALLHAVACVTFAADHVISGTAINFIGPGLALYLCKIFFDGAAMTLPLDLNHKIPRPLDRFFSTNSFWNSVLNQYATVYIAFLLVILVWFILYKTKLGLRLRSVGEHPRAADTLGIDVFKIKYLAVILSGILAGFGGAALSIAVVSNYRISLISGQGFIALAAMIFGNWKPQGAMWGCLLFGIAQGLAVYLGGTSLKISSQILAMIPYIITIIVLVFFVGEATGPAANGIPYEKDQD; this is translated from the coding sequence ATGTATGCAGCACCATTGATGTATACTGCTTTGGGTGGGGTTATATCTGAAAACGCAGGTGTAGTAAATATAGGGTTAGAAGGTATGATGACTATTGGTGCATTTACAGGTGCAGCGGTATCATATTTTACGGGTAATCCATGGTTAGGGTTTTTAGCAGCTGGATTATCTGGCGGTGCGTTAGCATTGTTGCATGCTGTTGCATGTGTAACATTTGCTGCAGATCATGTAATATCAGGTACTGCTATAAATTTTATAGGACCAGGATTAGCACTATATCTATGTAAGATATTTTTTGATGGGGCTGCTATGACATTGCCTTTGGATTTAAATCATAAAATTCCAAGACCTCTTGATAGATTTTTTTCTACAAATTCTTTTTGGAATTCTGTATTAAATCAATATGCAACAGTATATATTGCATTTTTATTGGTGATATTGGTCTGGTTTATATTATATAAAACTAAATTAGGACTTAGGTTAAGATCTGTAGGTGAACATCCGAGAGCAGCGGATACTTTAGGAATAGATGTTTTTAAAATAAAATACTTAGCGGTTATTCTCTCTGGTATACTTGCAGGTTTTGGTGGAGCAGCATTGAGTATTGCCGTAGTATCAAATTATAGAATATCATTAATATCAGGGCAAGGGTTCATTGCATTGGCAGCCATGATATTTGGTAATTGGAAGCCTCAAGGAGCTATGTGGGGCTGTTTATTATTTGGAATAGCACAAGGTTTAGCAGTATATTTAGGAGGTACAAGTTTAAAAATATCATCCCAAATATTAGCTATGATACCTTATATTATAACTATAATAGTATTAGTATTCTTCGTTGGAGAAGCTACTGGTCCTGCAGCTAATGGTATACCTTATGAAAAGGATCAAGATTAA
- the grdD gene encoding glycine/sarcosine/betaine reductase complex component C subunit alpha: MVENNVKKMIGKVFNNIADAIETGQFGERIRVGLTTLGSEHGVENLVKGAELAQKRDPSIEVVLIGPKYDTELTQVIVETEEDGHKKMEELLDSGEIDACVTMHYSFPIGVSTVGRVITPGKGKEMIIATTTGTSSPHRVEAMVINGISGIITAKAIGIENPTVGILNVDGARQVERVFNELNDNGYEINFAESVRADGGSIMRGNDLLAGVPDVMVTDTLTGNILIKVFSSYTTGGSYESLGYAYGPGIGEDYNRLILILSRASGTPVVANAISYGADLVRGNVKAIAKSEFEKANKAGIKEILKGLTKDTKKSEEDEEVEAPPAETVTGTISGIDIMELEDAVKTLWKEGIYAESGMGCTGPIVMVNEEKLDKAIEILSKAGYVSKGSDPC, translated from the coding sequence ATGGTAGAAAATAATGTTAAAAAGATGATTGGAAAGGTTTTTAATAATATAGCAGATGCTATAGAAACGGGTCAATTTGGTGAAAGAATAAGAGTGGGTTTAACTACTTTAGGATCAGAACATGGAGTAGAAAATTTAGTAAAAGGTGCAGAACTTGCTCAAAAGAGGGATCCTTCTATTGAAGTAGTATTAATTGGACCTAAATATGATACAGAACTAACACAAGTAATAGTTGAAACAGAAGAAGATGGGCACAAAAAAATGGAAGAATTATTAGATAGTGGAGAAATAGATGCTTGTGTTACAATGCATTATAGTTTCCCTATTGGGGTTTCCACAGTAGGAAGAGTTATAACACCAGGAAAAGGTAAGGAAATGATAATTGCCACAACAACTGGTACTTCATCTCCTCATAGAGTTGAAGCTATGGTTATAAACGGTATAAGTGGAATAATAACTGCAAAAGCTATTGGGATAGAAAATCCTACAGTAGGAATATTAAATGTAGACGGAGCTAGACAGGTTGAACGAGTGTTTAATGAGTTGAATGATAATGGTTATGAAATTAATTTTGCTGAGTCTGTTAGAGCAGATGGTGGAAGCATTATGAGAGGAAATGACCTGTTAGCAGGAGTACCAGATGTGATGGTTACAGATACATTAACAGGAAATATATTAATTAAGGTATTTTCTTCATATACTACTGGAGGAAGTTATGAGTCGTTGGGATATGCTTATGGACCAGGAATTGGTGAAGATTATAATAGATTGATTTTAATATTATCTAGAGCTTCTGGAACTCCTGTAGTTGCTAACGCAATTAGCTATGGTGCAGATTTAGTTAGAGGCAATGTTAAGGCTATAGCCAAATCGGAATTTGAAAAAGCAAATAAAGCTGGTATTAAGGAGATATTAAAAGGACTTACAAAGGATACAAAAAAATCAGAAGAAGATGAAGAAGTGGAAGCTCCACCAGCTGAAACAGTTACTGGTACAATTTCGGGTATAGATATAATGGAATTAGAAGATGCTGTTAAAACATTGTGGAAAGAAGGCATTTATGCTGAATCAGGAATGGGATGTACTGGTCCTATTGTGATGGTTAATGAAGAAAAGCTAGATAAAGCTATAGAAATATTATCTAAAGCAGGATATGTATCTAAAGGTTCTGATCCTTGTTAA
- a CDS encoding sugar-binding transcriptional regulator gives MDLIELGKKIVPEVFDIIELRYNILRTIYYNQPIGRRGLSYQLNIGERTIRREVNILKEYGLLNIESMGMYVTEEGKNVIKEMEKIMHRIKGISNLEEALTNLLKVDKILIVPGNSDDNNLTLKDMGKVASMTLRKLIKEGSIIGVTGGTTMAHVAEEMPLGKVANDVLVIPARGGLGKEVETQSNSIAAKLAKKLDANYKLLHVPDNVDKVTLNAILNVPDVKEIIELIRDMDILIFGIGRADVMAKRRQLSKEKIDDIINKGAVAEAFGHYFNIEGKEVWESLTVGISLDTFQKIDNVIGVAGGEEKAEAIMAIASLRKNMTIITDEGAAKKIIKIAKKATR, from the coding sequence ATGGATTTAATTGAATTGGGAAAAAAAATTGTCCCTGAAGTATTTGATATAATTGAATTGAGATATAATATTTTAAGGACTATATATTATAATCAACCTATTGGTAGAAGAGGACTATCATATCAACTTAATATAGGAGAAAGAACTATTAGAAGGGAAGTAAACATTCTCAAAGAATATGGATTGTTGAATATAGAAAGCATGGGTATGTATGTAACAGAGGAAGGAAAAAATGTAATTAAAGAAATGGAAAAAATCATGCATAGAATAAAAGGAATTTCAAATTTAGAAGAAGCACTAACAAATTTATTAAAAGTAGATAAGATTCTAATAGTTCCAGGAAATTCTGATGATAATAATTTAACATTGAAAGATATGGGCAAGGTTGCTTCTATGACTCTAAGGAAATTAATAAAAGAAGGTTCTATAATAGGAGTGACCGGTGGAACTACAATGGCTCATGTAGCAGAAGAAATGCCATTAGGAAAAGTTGCAAATGATGTATTAGTTATTCCGGCTAGAGGAGGGTTAGGAAAAGAGGTAGAAACTCAATCCAATAGTATAGCTGCAAAACTAGCTAAAAAGTTAGATGCTAATTATAAATTGCTACATGTACCAGATAATGTAGATAAAGTAACCTTGAACGCAATACTTAATGTACCTGATGTAAAGGAAATAATAGAATTGATACGTGATATGGACATATTAATATTTGGTATTGGAAGAGCTGATGTAATGGCAAAAAGAAGACAGCTTTCGAAAGAAAAAATTGATGATATAATTAATAAAGGTGCTGTTGCTGAGGCTTTTGGTCACTATTTTAATATAGAAGGAAAAGAAGTATGGGAATCTTTAACTGTAGGAATATCTTTAGATACTTTTCAAAAGATAGATAATGTAATAGGAGTTGCTGGAGGGGAAGAAAAAGCAGAAGCTATAATGGCTATAGCATCACTAAGAAAGAATATGACAATTATAACTGATGAAGGAGCTGCAAAAAAAATAATTAAAATAGCTAAAAAAGCTACAAGGTAG
- a CDS encoding ABC transporter permease — MKRNRFIMIGISILLGLIVGAIVLLIAGFNPLEAYGVMIKGVFGSPKYISWTIIRSTPLILTGISVAFAFRTGLFNIGAEGQFIIGSLVATLVGYFVKLPPIIHPIVALLAGALAGALWAGFAGLLKAKFGINEVITTIMLNWIALYFSNFMVFTKAFKRPNKDASHRILESASINVLGKWKTSEAGKAFLVEHKFWKEFLNPPVNYGFIIAILVAMLIWYILKHTTLGYQLRAVGFNKDAAEYGGIDVKKNIVVSMMIAGALSGLAGATQVLGVSKETAILAIMEGYGFDGIAVSLISGNNPIGCIPAALLFGALKYGGSKLQPAIGAPFEVINIIIGIIVFFIAMPKLVEMIISYREKKRGGEVESIK; from the coding sequence ATGAAGCGAAATAGATTTATAATGATAGGAATATCCATATTGTTGGGACTAATTGTAGGGGCTATAGTATTATTGATAGCAGGGTTTAATCCTTTAGAAGCTTATGGAGTTATGATAAAGGGTGTTTTTGGAAGTCCTAAGTATATATCATGGACTATAATTAGGTCTACTCCATTAATTCTAACTGGTATATCGGTAGCATTTGCTTTTAGAACAGGCTTATTTAATATAGGAGCAGAAGGACAATTTATAATAGGTAGTTTAGTTGCAACTTTAGTAGGTTATTTTGTAAAACTTCCTCCAATTATTCATCCAATAGTAGCATTATTAGCTGGAGCATTGGCAGGAGCGTTGTGGGCTGGATTTGCTGGGTTATTGAAAGCAAAATTTGGAATAAATGAAGTAATTACCACTATTATGTTAAATTGGATTGCATTATATTTTAGCAATTTTATGGTATTTACCAAAGCATTTAAAAGACCTAACAAAGATGCATCTCATAGGATATTGGAGTCTGCTAGTATAAATGTACTAGGAAAATGGAAAACTTCTGAAGCTGGAAAAGCTTTTTTAGTAGAGCATAAGTTTTGGAAAGAATTTTTAAATCCACCAGTAAATTATGGTTTTATAATTGCCATATTGGTAGCTATGCTAATATGGTATATATTAAAACATACTACATTAGGTTATCAACTTAGGGCAGTAGGGTTCAATAAAGATGCTGCTGAGTATGGCGGTATAGATGTTAAGAAAAACATAGTGGTATCTATGATGATAGCAGGCGCATTATCTGGATTAGCAGGAGCAACTCAAGTATTAGGAGTATCCAAAGAAACAGCTATATTAGCTATAATGGAAGGTTATGGATTTGATGGAATAGCGGTATCTCTAATTTCTGGGAACAATCCTATAGGATGTATACCTGCAGCATTATTATTTGGTGCTTTAAAATATGGTGGTAGTAAATTACAGCCAGCTATAGGTGCACCGTTTGAGGTAATAAATATAATAATAGGTATTATAGTATTCTTCATAGCAATGCCAAAGCTAGTTGAAATGATTATTTCCTATAGAGAAAAGAAAAGAGGTGGGGAAGTTGAAAGCATTAAATGA
- the gap gene encoding type I glyceraldehyde-3-phosphate dehydrogenase — protein sequence MTMKVGLSGFGRIGRDFLRIYFENDVDDFEIVALNASGDLNTLAHLFKYDSLYGKFNGTIEVVEDGFIINGKKIKRVDHRNPSEIPWKDLGVELVIDSTGAFRDREGLSKHIEAGAKKVIVTAPAKNEDITIVMGVNEDKYDPEKHNIISNASCTTNCLAPVAKVVLDNFGIKKGLMTTVHAYTNDQQILDKRHKDLRRARAAALSIIPTTTGAAKAVALVIPELKGKLNGFAMRVPTPTVSVVDVVFEVEKATTAEEINNAFKAASEGSLKGILCYSEEPLVSVDYKGDPRSSIVDGLSTMVIDNMVKVVSWYDNEWGYSHRVVDLAAMVANK from the coding sequence ATGACAATGAAAGTTGGATTAAGTGGATTTGGAAGAATAGGGAGAGATTTTTTAAGAATTTACTTTGAAAATGATGTAGATGATTTTGAAATAGTAGCATTAAATGCCTCAGGAGATTTAAATACTTTAGCTCATCTATTTAAATATGATTCATTATATGGGAAATTTAATGGAACTATAGAAGTGGTAGAAGATGGATTTATAATCAATGGAAAGAAGATAAAAAGAGTAGATCATAGAAATCCTTCAGAAATTCCATGGAAAGATTTAGGAGTTGAGTTAGTAATTGATTCTACAGGAGCTTTTAGAGACAGAGAAGGATTATCTAAACATATAGAAGCAGGAGCTAAGAAGGTTATAGTTACAGCCCCTGCAAAGAATGAAGATATTACTATAGTAATGGGAGTTAATGAAGATAAATATGATCCAGAAAAGCATAATATTATCTCTAATGCTTCTTGTACAACCAATTGTCTTGCTCCAGTAGCAAAGGTAGTATTAGATAATTTTGGAATTAAAAAAGGTCTTATGACTACTGTTCATGCTTATACTAATGATCAACAAATATTGGATAAAAGACATAAAGATTTAAGAAGAGCAAGAGCGGCAGCTCTATCAATTATACCTACTACTACAGGAGCAGCTAAAGCAGTAGCTTTAGTTATTCCAGAATTAAAAGGAAAATTGAATGGATTTGCAATGAGGGTTCCAACTCCTACAGTTTCTGTTGTAGATGTGGTTTTTGAAGTAGAGAAAGCTACAACAGCGGAAGAAATAAATAATGCATTTAAAGCTGCAAGTGAAGGTTCATTAAAAGGTATATTATGTTACTCAGAAGAGCCTTTAGTATCTGTAGATTATAAGGGTGATCCTCGTTCTTCTATAGTAGATGGATTATCAACTATGGTAATTGATAATATGGTAAAGGTAGTTTCATGGTACGATAATGAGTGGGGATATTCTCATAGAGTAGTTGATTTAGCAGCGATGGTAGCAAATAAATAA
- a CDS encoding BMP family lipoprotein, which yields MKKKLLVFLLIGVLVFSMAGCGNNAEKPKSDIKVAMVTDEGGVHDQSFNQSAWEGLKKAEKDFGIKVSYVESQQDADFAPNFETLLDAGNDLIWGIGYKLSDALLDAATNNPDQLYAIVDFSYGDKTPDNVVGVVFKAEQSSFLVGYIAGKMTETNKVGFVGGTAGDVIWGFDYGFQAGVQYAAKELGKEIEILNQYAESFSDVSKGKAIATQMYQQGADIIFHASGDTGNGVIEAAKEQDKWAIGVDRDQNYLAPDNVLTSAMKRVDVGVYNVVKDLVEDNFPGGQTVVYGLEEGAVGIAPTSDKHVPKEILEEVKELEKKIIDGEIEVPYNEETFKEFMKTL from the coding sequence ATGAAGAAAAAGTTGTTAGTTTTTTTATTGATTGGAGTATTAGTTTTTAGCATGGCTGGATGTGGAAATAATGCTGAAAAGCCAAAATCAGATATTAAAGTTGCTATGGTAACAGATGAAGGAGGAGTTCATGACCAATCTTTTAACCAGTCAGCATGGGAAGGTTTAAAAAAAGCAGAAAAGGATTTTGGTATAAAAGTATCTTATGTAGAATCACAACAAGATGCTGATTTTGCACCTAACTTTGAAACTTTATTGGATGCAGGTAATGATTTAATATGGGGTATAGGCTATAAACTAAGTGATGCATTACTTGATGCAGCAACCAATAATCCAGACCAATTATATGCAATTGTTGACTTTTCTTATGGTGATAAAACACCTGATAATGTAGTAGGAGTTGTATTTAAAGCTGAGCAATCATCTTTCTTAGTAGGATATATTGCAGGTAAAATGACTGAAACTAATAAAGTTGGATTTGTTGGAGGTACTGCAGGAGATGTTATATGGGGATTTGACTATGGATTCCAAGCAGGAGTTCAATATGCTGCTAAAGAATTAGGAAAAGAAATAGAAATACTTAATCAATATGCTGAATCCTTCTCAGACGTATCTAAGGGTAAAGCAATTGCTACTCAAATGTATCAACAAGGAGCAGATATTATATTCCATGCTTCAGGAGATACAGGAAATGGAGTTATAGAAGCTGCAAAAGAGCAAGATAAATGGGCAATTGGTGTAGATAGAGACCAAAACTACTTAGCACCAGATAATGTACTTACATCAGCTATGAAACGTGTTGATGTTGGAGTTTATAATGTAGTGAAGGATTTAGTAGAAGACAATTTCCCGGGAGGTCAAACTGTAGTATATGGTTTAGAAGAAGGAGCAGTAGGTATTGCACCAACTTCTGATAAGCATGTACCAAAGGAAATACTTGAAGAAGTGAAAGAATTAGAAAAGAAGATAATAGATGGGGAAATAGAAGTACCTTATAATGAAGAAACTTTTAAAGAATTTATGAAAACATTATAA
- a CDS encoding ABC transporter ATP-binding protein, which yields MKNITKKFGDFVANDNIDLTVHKGEIHALLGENGAGKTTLMNILYGLYKPTSGEIYINGKKIDITNPSVAIENGIGMVHQHFMLVETFTVVENIILGMEITKNMGVLDIERATKEIEELSKKYGLHVDPNAKIHDISVGMQQRVEILKALYRGADILILDEPTAVLTPQEIDELMEIMKSLSDQGKTIIIITHKLKEIKQVADYCTVIRRGKKIDTVKVADIAEEDLAAMMVGRQVSFKVDKKEVDIGDVILKVDNLVVKDNRNLNAVNGLSLKLHRGEILGIAGVDGNGQSEFIEGITGLRPVESGVVTLNGKDITNLTPKEIIESGINTIPEDRQRRGLVLEFTVAENMILENYYKEPFSTKGRLNHESISNFAIELIDKFDIRPQDHNHKVGELSGGNQQKVILAREISNNPDVLIAAQPTRGLDVGAVEFIHKYLIEQRDNGKAVLLISFELDEIMNLSDRIAVIFNGKIIDIMDAKEADERTLGYLMAGGGTIDEAK from the coding sequence ATGAAAAATATTACTAAGAAGTTTGGTGACTTTGTTGCAAATGATAATATTGATTTAACAGTTCATAAAGGAGAAATACATGCATTATTGGGGGAAAATGGGGCTGGGAAGACCACCTTGATGAATATATTATATGGTTTATATAAACCAACCTCTGGAGAAATATATATAAATGGTAAAAAAATTGATATTACTAATCCTAGTGTTGCAATAGAGAACGGTATTGGAATGGTTCATCAGCATTTTATGTTAGTAGAAACATTTACTGTAGTAGAAAACATAATATTAGGTATGGAAATTACTAAAAACATGGGAGTTTTAGATATTGAAAGAGCTACTAAGGAAATAGAAGAATTATCTAAAAAATATGGTCTTCATGTAGATCCTAATGCTAAAATACATGATATATCAGTAGGAATGCAACAAAGGGTTGAGATATTAAAAGCTCTGTATAGAGGAGCAGATATTTTGATATTAGATGAGCCAACTGCAGTATTGACTCCTCAAGAAATAGATGAATTGATGGAAATAATGAAGAGTTTATCTGATCAAGGAAAGACTATTATTATAATTACTCATAAACTTAAGGAAATAAAGCAGGTAGCAGATTACTGCACAGTCATAAGAAGGGGTAAAAAGATTGATACAGTAAAGGTGGCAGATATAGCAGAAGAGGATTTAGCAGCTATGATGGTAGGAAGACAAGTAAGTTTTAAGGTAGACAAAAAAGAAGTAGATATAGGAGATGTTATATTAAAAGTCGATAATTTAGTAGTTAAAGATAATAGGAATTTAAATGCAGTAAATGGTTTATCTTTGAAATTGCATAGAGGAGAAATATTGGGAATTGCTGGAGTTGATGGTAATGGGCAATCGGAATTTATAGAAGGAATTACAGGATTAAGACCAGTAGAAAGTGGAGTAGTTACTTTAAATGGAAAAGATATAACTAATTTAACTCCTAAAGAGATAATTGAAAGTGGAATTAATACAATTCCTGAAGATAGGCAAAGAAGAGGATTAGTATTGGAATTTACAGTTGCTGAAAATATGATACTAGAAAATTACTATAAAGAACCTTTTTCTACTAAAGGTAGATTAAATCATGAATCAATTTCAAATTTTGCAATAGAACTTATAGATAAATTTGATATAAGACCACAAGATCATAATCATAAAGTTGGTGAACTTTCTGGTGGTAATCAACAAAAAGTTATATTGGCTAGAGAAATATCCAATAATCCTGATGTATTAATAGCAGCGCAGCCTACAAGGGGATTAGATGTGGGAGCTGTCGAATTTATTCACAAGTATTTAATAGAACAAAGGGATAATGGAAAAGCAGTATTATTAATTTCTTTTGAATTAGATGAGATTATGAATCTTTCTGATAGAATAGCAGTTATATTTAATGGAAAAATTATAGATATAATGGATGCAAAAGAAGCAGATGAAAGAACTCTAGGTTACTTAATGGCTGGAGGAGGTACAATAGATGAAGCGAAATAG
- a CDS encoding phosphoglycerate kinase, whose amino-acid sequence MLNKMTLEDIEVQGKRVLVRCDFNVPMDDEGNITDDRRIVSSLPTIKYLMENGAKVILMSHLGRPKGEANPKYSLAPVAKKLSELLNKDVIFAKDDKVVSDNVKEIVANMKEGDVVLLENTRFRKEEEKNEESFAKELASLGDLYINDAFGTSHRAHASNVGISNWLPSAVGYLVEKEISIMGKALENPERPFVAILGGAKVSDKIGVIKNLLNKVDTILIGGGMAYTFLKAQGYEIGKSILEEDKLDLANELLKEAEKRGAKLLLPVDVVVAKEFKNDTEFKTVSVENIPADMMGMDIGEETIKLFTEEIKKAKTIVWNGPMGVFEMENFNKGTYAIARAMAESDAITIVGGGDSAAAVEKAGFAEKMTHISTGGGASLEFLEGKELPGIAAISDK is encoded by the coding sequence ATGCTAAACAAAATGACATTGGAGGATATAGAAGTACAAGGTAAAAGAGTATTGGTTAGATGTGATTTTAATGTTCCTATGGATGATGAGGGAAATATTACTGATGATAGAAGAATAGTTAGTTCTTTACCTACAATTAAGTACTTAATGGAAAATGGTGCTAAGGTGATACTTATGTCTCATTTAGGAAGACCAAAAGGAGAAGCAAATCCTAAATATAGTTTAGCACCAGTAGCTAAAAAATTGTCAGAATTGCTAAATAAGGATGTTATATTTGCAAAAGATGATAAAGTTGTTAGTGATAATGTTAAGGAAATAGTTGCCAACATGAAAGAAGGAGATGTAGTTCTTTTAGAGAATACAAGATTTAGAAAAGAAGAAGAAAAGAATGAAGAAAGTTTTGCAAAAGAATTAGCATCTTTAGGAGATCTATATATAAATGATGCTTTTGGTACCTCTCATAGGGCTCATGCTTCCAATGTTGGAATTTCTAATTGGTTGCCATCAGCAGTGGGCTACTTAGTGGAAAAAGAAATATCCATTATGGGTAAAGCGTTAGAAAATCCAGAAAGACCCTTTGTGGCTATATTAGGTGGAGCAAAAGTATCAGATAAAATTGGGGTCATAAAAAATTTATTAAACAAAGTGGATACTATATTAATTGGAGGAGGCATGGCTTATACATTTTTAAAAGCTCAAGGCTATGAAATTGGTAAATCTATACTTGAAGAAGATAAATTAGATTTGGCTAATGAGCTTTTAAAAGAAGCTGAAAAAAGAGGAGCAAAATTATTATTACCTGTAGATGTGGTTGTGGCTAAGGAATTTAAAAATGATACGGAATTTAAAACAGTTAGTGTAGAGAATATTCCTGCAGATATGATGGGAATGGATATAGGTGAGGAAACTATAAAGTTATTTACAGAGGAAATAAAGAAAGCAAAAACTATAGTTTGGAACGGACCTATGGGAGTATTTGAAATGGAGAACTTTAATAAGGGAACTTATGCTATAGCTAGAGCTATGGCAGAGTCTGATGCTATAACGATAGTTGGTGGTGGTGATAGTGCTGCTGCTGTAGAAAAAGCTGGTTTTGCAGAAAAGATGACCCATATTTCTACAGGAGGAGGAGCGTCTTTGGAATTTTTAGAAGGGAAAGAGTTACCAGGAATTGCAGCTATTAGTGATAAATAA